The following proteins come from a genomic window of Micromonospora zamorensis:
- a CDS encoding ROK family protein has translation MKRWPPLRTVDPLHVRLLRLLRDEGAVSRAELGDRLQMPRPRMLAELERLVALGYVAEAGLAASRGGRRSTLVELNPKLRFAAVDLGASSIDIEVVNGRLEPVAHYGEAADIRNGPKVTLQRVNELLHKARVDGAYERLDAVGIGVPGPVSFRDGVPVSPPIMPGWDRFPVRELLSREHGCPAVVDNDVNIMAIGERHGGVAHSVDDFLFVKIGTGIGCGIYLTGEVYRGTDGCAGDIGHIQVDSHGPMCSCGNIGCLEALFSGAALAKEATAAARSGVSPALAERMTLRGVVTALDVAEGAVEGDVACIQLIRDGGRRVGGVLAGLVSFTNPSMIVIGGGLAQLGHILLAEIRSVVYRRSLPLATGNLPVVLSELGGRAGVTGAAVLASDVAFAEAS, from the coding sequence ATGAAGAGGTGGCCCCCGTTGCGGACCGTCGATCCCCTGCACGTACGACTGTTGCGGTTGCTCCGCGACGAGGGGGCCGTGTCCCGGGCCGAGCTGGGCGACCGGCTCCAGATGCCGCGCCCGCGCATGCTGGCCGAGCTGGAACGTCTGGTCGCGCTGGGCTACGTCGCCGAGGCGGGGCTGGCCGCCTCCCGAGGTGGGCGTCGCTCGACCCTGGTCGAGCTCAACCCGAAGCTCCGCTTCGCCGCCGTCGACCTCGGCGCCAGCTCGATAGACATCGAGGTGGTCAACGGCCGCCTCGAACCGGTGGCCCACTACGGCGAGGCCGCCGACATCCGCAACGGCCCGAAGGTGACCCTGCAACGGGTCAACGAGTTGCTGCACAAGGCCCGGGTCGACGGCGCGTACGAGCGGTTGGACGCGGTCGGCATCGGCGTACCCGGCCCGGTCAGCTTCCGCGACGGCGTTCCGGTCTCGCCGCCGATCATGCCGGGCTGGGACCGGTTCCCGGTGCGCGAGCTGCTCAGCCGGGAGCACGGCTGCCCGGCGGTGGTCGACAACGACGTCAACATCATGGCGATCGGTGAGCGGCACGGTGGGGTCGCCCACTCGGTGGACGACTTCCTCTTCGTGAAGATCGGCACCGGCATCGGGTGCGGCATCTACCTCACCGGCGAGGTCTACCGGGGCACCGACGGTTGCGCTGGCGACATCGGCCACATCCAGGTCGACTCGCACGGTCCGATGTGTTCCTGCGGCAACATCGGTTGCCTGGAGGCGCTGTTCAGCGGTGCCGCGCTGGCCAAGGAGGCCACTGCGGCCGCCCGCAGTGGCGTCTCGCCGGCGCTCGCCGAGCGGATGACGCTGCGCGGTGTGGTGACGGCTCTCGACGTCGCCGAGGGTGCCGTCGAGGGAGACGTGGCCTGCATCCAGCTGATCCGTGACGGCGGGCGGCGGGTCGGCGGTGTGCTCGCCGGCCTGGTCAGCTTCACCAACCCGTCGATGATCGTGATCGGCGGCGGGTTGGCCCAGCTCGGGCACATCCTGCTCGCCGAGATCCGCAGCGTGGTCTACCGCCGGTCGCTGCCGTTGGCCACCGGCAACCTGCCCGTCGTGCTGTCCGAGCTCGGTGGCCGTGCCGGTGTCACCGGGGCGGCGGTGCTCGCGAGTGACGTCGCCTTCGCGGAGGCGTCATGA
- a CDS encoding YihY/virulence factor BrkB family protein: MASDESSAQRQRERDPANAPVGPDAGPDSPTDLPGSGWKAALRRTVREFQDDSLTDWAAALTYYGVLSIFPGLLVLISLLGLLGKSATQGVKDTVNQAVPNDSVQKIIEGAIDTAQQNGGLASVAAIIGLLAAFWSASGYIGAFMRASNTIYDVPEGRPIWKTLPIRLGVTAVVGVLLLVSAVIVVFTGRLAESVGDVIGLGSTAVAVWDVAKWPVLLILVSLMFAILYWASPNARHGGFRWVSPGGVLAVVIWLVISGLFAFYVSNFGSYNKTYGALAGVIIFLVWLWLSNIAILLGAEFDAELERGRAIEAGHDVDDEPYVELRDDRKLRKKRGSADRS; the protein is encoded by the coding sequence ATGGCCTCGGACGAGTCTTCCGCCCAGCGGCAGCGGGAGCGTGATCCCGCGAACGCGCCGGTCGGGCCCGACGCGGGGCCGGACAGCCCCACCGATCTGCCCGGCAGCGGTTGGAAGGCGGCGCTGCGCCGGACGGTCCGCGAATTCCAGGACGACAGCCTGACCGACTGGGCGGCAGCGTTGACCTACTACGGGGTGTTGTCCATCTTCCCCGGCCTGCTGGTGCTGATCTCCCTCCTCGGCCTGCTCGGCAAGAGTGCCACCCAGGGCGTCAAGGACACCGTCAACCAGGCAGTGCCGAACGACAGCGTCCAGAAGATCATCGAGGGCGCGATCGACACCGCCCAGCAGAACGGTGGCCTGGCCAGCGTCGCGGCGATCATCGGTCTGTTGGCCGCGTTCTGGTCCGCGTCCGGTTACATCGGCGCGTTCATGCGCGCCTCGAACACCATCTACGACGTGCCGGAGGGGCGGCCGATCTGGAAGACGCTCCCGATCCGGCTCGGCGTTACCGCGGTGGTCGGGGTGTTGCTGCTGGTCAGCGCGGTGATCGTGGTCTTCACCGGTCGTCTCGCCGAATCGGTCGGTGACGTGATCGGGCTGGGCTCGACGGCCGTCGCGGTGTGGGACGTCGCCAAGTGGCCGGTCCTGCTGATCCTGGTCAGCCTGATGTTCGCGATCCTCTACTGGGCCTCGCCGAACGCGCGGCACGGCGGCTTCCGCTGGGTCAGCCCGGGCGGGGTGCTGGCCGTGGTGATCTGGCTGGTGATCTCCGGCCTGTTCGCCTTCTACGTGAGCAACTTCGGCTCGTACAACAAGACGTACGGGGCGCTCGCCGGCGTGATCATCTTCTTGGTCTGGCTCTGGCTGAGCAACATCGCGATCCTGCTGGGCGCCGAGTTCGACGCCGAGTTGGAGCGGGGCCGCGCCATCGAGGCGGGTCACGACGTCGACGACGAGCCGTACGTCGAGCTGCGCGACGACCGCAAGCTTCGCAAGAAGAGGGGATCCGCCGACCGCAGCTGA
- a CDS encoding ABC transporter permease, producing MVTLILPRLVDVSAASRRSASVVERNLSALKSVYWLLLLSGFVEPLLYLLSIGVGVGALVGDLPLPDGRLVSYAEFVAPAMLASSAMTGALAETTFNFFGKMKYMKLYDGMIATPVRPFEIAVGELGWAMLRGSAYSAAFLGVMVALDLTSVGRALAALPAAVLVGFAFGALGMAISTFMRSWQDFDLVGSAQFTLFLFSGTFVPAQAYPTLLHWLVEVTPLYRSVHLIRGVALGGGGWVWVLDVLYLLAMLAVGLFVASRRMGRLLYK from the coding sequence GTGGTCACGCTGATCCTGCCCCGGCTGGTCGATGTCTCCGCCGCGTCCCGGCGGTCGGCGTCGGTGGTCGAGCGCAACCTCTCGGCACTGAAGTCGGTCTACTGGCTGCTGCTGCTGTCCGGCTTCGTGGAGCCGCTGCTCTATCTGCTCTCCATCGGGGTGGGCGTGGGGGCGCTCGTCGGCGATCTGCCGCTGCCCGACGGCCGACTGGTCTCGTACGCGGAGTTCGTGGCCCCGGCGATGCTCGCGTCCTCGGCGATGACCGGGGCGCTCGCGGAGACCACCTTCAATTTCTTCGGCAAGATGAAATACATGAAGCTGTACGACGGGATGATCGCCACCCCGGTACGGCCGTTCGAGATCGCCGTTGGCGAGCTGGGTTGGGCGATGCTGCGGGGCAGCGCCTACTCGGCCGCGTTCCTCGGGGTGATGGTCGCTCTGGACCTGACCAGCGTCGGCCGCGCCTTGGCCGCCCTACCGGCCGCGGTGCTGGTCGGGTTCGCGTTCGGGGCGCTCGGCATGGCGATATCCACCTTCATGCGCAGCTGGCAGGATTTCGACCTGGTGGGCTCCGCGCAGTTCACGCTGTTCCTGTTCTCCGGCACCTTCGTGCCGGCGCAGGCCTACCCGACTTTGCTGCACTGGCTGGTCGAGGTCACCCCGCTGTACCGGTCGGTGCACCTGATCCGCGGGGTCGCGCTGGGCGGCGGTGGCTGGGTCTGGGTGCTCGACGTGCTCTACCTGCTGGCGATGCTGGCGGTCGGCCTGTTCGTGGCCTCTCGCCGGATGGGCAGGTTGCTCTACAAGTAG
- a CDS encoding ABC transporter permease — protein MVSVATATRGRFPWVPAYAVFEHYLVGLRRTWRAGVFSSFLLPVLTVLGFGLGVGAYIDQGVGGVRYLDWLVPGLIASTALQVTVGDSTWPVFSNFQWVKTYFAQSASPLRVGDIVAGHLAFVLFRVLTTIVAFLLVTGLFGALRSPWAVVTLPVVALLVLAVAAPTFAYAASVSSDSWLAMLFRFAVIPMTLFAGVFFPVESLPDALRWLAYVTPLWHAVDLCRAATLGIAPQWSVAGHVLYLAAWAVTGWLLALRTFRRKLVV, from the coding sequence GTGGTGAGCGTGGCGACAGCGACGCGCGGGCGGTTCCCGTGGGTGCCGGCGTACGCGGTCTTCGAGCACTATCTGGTGGGTCTACGACGCACCTGGCGGGCCGGGGTGTTCTCGTCGTTCCTGCTGCCGGTGCTGACCGTGCTCGGCTTCGGGCTGGGCGTCGGCGCCTACATCGACCAGGGCGTCGGCGGGGTGCGCTACCTCGACTGGCTGGTGCCCGGGCTGATCGCCTCGACCGCGCTCCAGGTGACCGTCGGTGACTCGACCTGGCCGGTGTTCAGCAACTTCCAGTGGGTCAAGACCTACTTCGCGCAGAGCGCGTCGCCGCTGCGGGTGGGCGACATCGTGGCCGGGCACCTGGCCTTCGTGCTGTTCCGGGTGCTCACCACGATCGTGGCGTTTCTGCTGGTCACCGGGTTGTTCGGGGCGCTGCGGTCGCCGTGGGCGGTGGTCACCCTGCCGGTGGTCGCGTTGCTCGTGCTGGCCGTCGCCGCGCCGACCTTCGCGTACGCCGCGTCGGTGTCCAGCGACAGTTGGCTCGCGATGCTGTTCCGGTTCGCCGTCATCCCCATGACGCTCTTCGCCGGGGTGTTCTTTCCGGTGGAGTCCCTGCCCGACGCGCTGCGGTGGCTGGCGTACGTGACGCCGCTGTGGCACGCCGTCGACCTGTGTCGCGCGGCCACGCTCGGCATCGCCCCACAGTGGTCGGTCGCCGGGCATGTGCTCTACCTGGCCGCCTGGGCCGTCACCGGTTGGCTGCTGGCGTTGCGCACGTTCCGTCGCAAGCTCGTCGTCTAG
- a CDS encoding ABC transporter ATP-binding protein, with product MTSGRPLIQARGLVKRFGGFTAVDGIDVEVRSGEAFGFLGPNGAGKSSTMRMVGCTSPPSGGELRILGLDPVVDGPAIRARLGVCPQLDNLDPELTVRENLTVYARYFGISRRAARERADELLDFVQLTERADSKVDPLSGGMKRRLTIARALVNDPEIVLLDEPTTGLDPQARHLVWERLFRLKQQGVTLVLTTHYMDEAEQLCDRLVVMDGGRIVAEGSPRALIERHSTREVVELRFAAESQEPFASKLDGLGERVEVLPDRVLLYVPDGDAAVAEVTALGLNPANVLVRRSGLEDVFLHLTGRTLVD from the coding sequence GTGACTTCGGGGCGACCATTGATTCAGGCTCGCGGGCTGGTGAAGCGGTTCGGTGGCTTCACCGCCGTGGACGGCATCGATGTCGAGGTGCGCTCGGGTGAGGCGTTCGGCTTCCTCGGGCCCAACGGCGCCGGCAAGTCCTCCACCATGCGCATGGTCGGCTGCACCTCTCCACCGAGCGGGGGCGAGCTGCGCATCCTCGGCCTGGACCCGGTGGTCGACGGCCCGGCGATCCGGGCGCGGCTCGGGGTGTGCCCGCAGCTCGACAATCTCGACCCGGAGCTGACGGTCCGGGAAAACCTCACCGTCTACGCCCGCTACTTCGGCATCTCACGGCGGGCGGCCCGCGAGCGGGCCGACGAGCTGCTCGACTTCGTCCAGCTCACCGAGCGCGCCGACAGCAAGGTCGACCCGCTCTCCGGTGGGATGAAGCGTCGGCTGACCATCGCCCGCGCGCTGGTGAACGACCCGGAGATCGTGCTGCTCGACGAGCCGACCACCGGGCTCGACCCGCAGGCCCGACACCTGGTGTGGGAGCGGCTGTTCCGGCTCAAGCAGCAGGGCGTCACGCTGGTGCTCACCACGCACTACATGGACGAGGCCGAGCAGCTCTGCGACCGGCTGGTGGTGATGGACGGCGGCCGCATCGTCGCGGAGGGGTCGCCCCGGGCGCTGATCGAGCGGCACTCCACCCGCGAGGTGGTCGAGTTGCGCTTCGCCGCCGAGTCGCAGGAACCGTTCGCCAGCAAGCTCGACGGGCTGGGGGAGCGGGTCGAGGTGCTGCCCGACCGGGTCCTGCTCTACGTGCCCGACGGCGACGCGGCGGTCGCCGAGGTCACCGCGTTGGGGCTCAACCCGGCCAACGTGCTGGTGCGGCGCAGCGGCCTGGAGGACGTCTTCCTGCACCTGACCGGCCGCACCCTGGTCGACTGA
- a CDS encoding TRAP transporter fused permease subunit, with protein MPPISSPDGSSSPVRPANSPAGEPATGPSSAAPRPRPSAELTAPTELTAPAETPATGDDPSRDDPTRHDPTRHDPSRDNPTGDGDSVAERATRDLAAQFEDEKPGRVLSGPAGLLLTAAALAVGALSLWQVFRPLSQGSKYYLIIFLAGVLPLVFLAYPADLRLRARLAARRGRRSTKGSGNHDTDAPVLTRLASTTPTAADWVLVVLTVAACLYPVLPVPLGSGGGGYNAFLDRQGLLVPADLAMGTILLLLLLEACRRTTGWILPAVCLLFLGYGYYGGLLPQSWPVAHAGLDFSQLVDAFYNSDSGFYGTPLDVAASYIVLFTIYGAVLELSGAGRFFVELSAAAFRRSRTAAGRTAVASGFLLGTVSGSGAATTVSIGAVTWPLLRRAGYPPERAGGMLAAAGVGAILSPPTLGAAAFIIAEYLGVSYLQVLGWATVPTVLYYLGILLSVEIDARRSGVRPVVIDVGSPWRLLARFGYHFASLIAIIVFLAVGVSATRAVVFATLLAVALSFLDRTKDRAYRLTPARLMAALVTGVRGVLAVSAVCAAAGIITATTTKTGLGPQAAALLIGGAKAATSDPTLVLVLTALLAAVALSLLGLAVPVTASFVIGWVIVGPALLDLGVSAPAAAMFVFYFAVLSEVSPPTALAAVAAAAVTGGRLVPTMWQTLRYALPAYLTPIAFVITPAGLGLLGIGGVQRIAFAAVVTAFSVAVLAVAAGGWLPGVGPAGAPERVLGALAGVTLLWLEPVPVMVGAALAAVAAAGVFVRRGSAGRPSSGSPANPVEEQL; from the coding sequence GTGCCGCCCATCAGCTCGCCCGATGGTTCTTCGTCACCCGTCCGACCAGCCAACTCTCCCGCCGGTGAGCCCGCGACGGGCCCCAGCAGCGCGGCCCCGCGACCGCGACCATCAGCCGAGCTCACCGCGCCCACCGAGCTCACCGCGCCCGCCGAGACCCCTGCGACCGGCGACGACCCGAGCAGAGACGACCCCACCAGGCACGACCCCACCAGGCACGACCCAAGCAGGGACAACCCGACCGGCGACGGCGACTCCGTCGCCGAACGGGCGACCCGGGATCTGGCTGCCCAGTTCGAGGACGAGAAACCGGGCCGCGTGTTGTCCGGGCCGGCGGGTCTGCTCCTCACCGCGGCGGCGCTGGCGGTTGGCGCCCTCTCCCTCTGGCAGGTGTTCCGCCCGCTGTCGCAGGGCAGCAAGTATTACTTGATCATCTTCCTGGCCGGCGTACTCCCGCTGGTCTTCCTCGCCTACCCGGCCGACCTGCGGCTGCGGGCCCGCCTGGCGGCCCGGCGCGGACGACGCAGCACCAAAGGCAGCGGCAACCACGACACTGACGCACCTGTCCTGACACGGCTGGCCTCCACAACGCCCACCGCAGCGGACTGGGTCCTGGTCGTGCTGACGGTGGCGGCCTGCCTCTACCCAGTCCTGCCGGTCCCGCTCGGCTCGGGTGGCGGCGGCTATAACGCCTTCCTCGACCGGCAGGGTCTGCTGGTGCCGGCGGACCTGGCGATGGGCACCATCCTGCTGCTCCTGCTGCTGGAGGCGTGCCGACGCACGACCGGCTGGATCCTGCCCGCGGTCTGCCTGCTGTTCCTCGGCTACGGCTACTACGGCGGGTTGCTCCCGCAGTCGTGGCCGGTCGCCCATGCCGGGCTCGACTTCAGCCAACTGGTGGACGCGTTCTACAACTCCGACAGCGGCTTCTACGGCACTCCGCTGGACGTGGCCGCGTCGTACATCGTGCTGTTCACCATCTACGGCGCTGTGCTGGAGCTGTCCGGGGCCGGGCGGTTCTTCGTCGAGCTGTCGGCTGCGGCGTTCCGCCGCTCGCGTACCGCCGCCGGACGGACGGCGGTGGCCTCCGGCTTCCTGCTCGGCACCGTCTCCGGCTCCGGGGCGGCGACGACAGTGAGCATCGGGGCGGTCACCTGGCCCCTGCTGCGCCGCGCCGGCTATCCCCCGGAGCGGGCCGGCGGCATGCTGGCCGCGGCCGGGGTTGGCGCGATCCTCTCCCCACCGACCCTGGGTGCGGCGGCGTTCATCATCGCCGAATACCTGGGCGTCTCGTACCTCCAGGTGCTGGGCTGGGCGACGGTGCCGACGGTGCTCTACTACCTCGGCATCCTGCTCTCGGTGGAGATCGACGCGCGCCGCTCCGGCGTACGCCCCGTCGTGATCGACGTCGGTTCGCCCTGGCGTCTGCTGGCCCGTTTCGGCTACCACTTCGCCTCGCTGATCGCGATCATCGTGTTCCTCGCGGTCGGCGTGTCCGCGACGAGGGCTGTCGTCTTCGCCACCCTCCTGGCGGTCGCGCTCTCCTTTTTGGACCGCACGAAGGACCGCGCGTACCGGCTCACCCCGGCCCGGCTGATGGCCGCGCTCGTCACCGGCGTACGCGGCGTGCTCGCGGTCTCCGCGGTCTGTGCCGCCGCCGGCATCATCACGGCAACCACCACGAAGACCGGCCTCGGACCGCAGGCGGCGGCGTTGCTGATCGGTGGGGCGAAGGCGGCCACCTCGGACCCGACACTGGTCCTGGTGCTCACCGCGCTGCTCGCGGCCGTCGCCCTCAGCCTGCTGGGCCTGGCCGTGCCGGTCACCGCCTCGTTCGTGATCGGTTGGGTGATCGTCGGCCCGGCTCTGCTCGACCTGGGCGTGAGCGCGCCCGCCGCGGCGATGTTCGTCTTCTACTTCGCGGTCCTGTCCGAGGTGTCCCCGCCGACCGCGCTCGCCGCGGTGGCCGCGGCCGCGGTGACCGGCGGCCGGCTGGTGCCGACCATGTGGCAGACCCTGCGGTACGCGCTACCGGCCTATCTGACCCCGATCGCGTTCGTCATCACCCCGGCCGGGCTCGGTCTGCTCGGCATCGGTGGCGTCCAGCGGATCGCCTTCGCCGCCGTGGTGACCGCGTTCAGCGTGGCGGTGCTCGCCGTCGCCGCCGGTGGCTGGCTGCCCGGGGTGGGGCCCGCCGGCGCCCCGGAACGCGTGCTCGGTGCCCTCGCCGGTGTCACCCTGCTCTGGCTCGAACCCGTCCCGGTCATGGTCGGCGCGGCACTGGCCGCCGTCGCGGCGGCAGGTGTGTTCGTCCGACGTGGATCCGCCGGTCGGCCATCGTCCGGATCACCAGCAAATCCTGTGGAGGAACAACTGTGA
- a CDS encoding TAXI family TRAP transporter solute-binding subunit, translating to MRRIDVRLAAGLSALALVTVGATACGGQQGGADKDDAASEVTCEVTKETRVGIATGNATGVYYVVGNALAGQLSGATGGKLTGTAAETGASVQNVEQLVGGQYDVAFSLFDTAVNAVEGKGSFTAPQPVEALARIYDNYTQVVVRKDSGITSVADMRGKRISTGSPKSGTEVIANRLLEAAGLDPAKDIRAQRLDLTKTVEGVKDGSVDGFFWSGGLPTGGLTDLFTTAGDSVKFVDIAPLLPKMTASSPGYQEGTIGRDAYGTATDTPTIVVPNVLLVRKDLDANVACAITRTVFDKRDALAQANPAAKGISLEKARRTLPVPLHRGADKALKDLGAN from the coding sequence GTGAGACGAATCGACGTACGCCTCGCGGCGGGCCTGAGCGCTCTCGCCCTCGTCACGGTCGGCGCCACGGCTTGTGGAGGTCAGCAGGGCGGCGCCGACAAGGACGACGCGGCCAGCGAGGTCACCTGCGAGGTGACCAAGGAGACCCGTGTCGGCATCGCCACCGGCAACGCGACGGGCGTCTACTACGTGGTCGGCAACGCCCTGGCCGGGCAGTTGTCCGGGGCGACCGGCGGCAAGCTCACCGGCACCGCGGCCGAGACCGGCGCCTCGGTGCAGAACGTCGAACAGCTCGTCGGCGGCCAGTACGACGTGGCGTTCTCCCTGTTCGACACGGCGGTCAACGCGGTCGAGGGCAAGGGCAGCTTCACCGCGCCGCAGCCGGTGGAGGCGCTGGCCCGCATCTACGACAACTACACGCAGGTGGTGGTCCGCAAGGACTCCGGGATCACCTCGGTGGCCGACATGCGCGGCAAGCGGATCTCCACCGGTTCACCGAAGTCCGGCACGGAGGTGATCGCCAACCGGCTGCTGGAGGCCGCCGGTCTCGACCCGGCCAAGGACATCCGGGCGCAGCGGCTTGACCTGACCAAGACGGTCGAGGGGGTCAAGGACGGCAGCGTCGACGGGTTCTTCTGGTCCGGCGGTCTGCCCACCGGGGGCCTGACCGACCTGTTCACCACTGCCGGCGACTCGGTGAAGTTCGTCGACATCGCGCCGTTGCTGCCGAAGATGACCGCGTCGAGCCCCGGCTACCAGGAGGGCACGATCGGGCGGGACGCGTACGGGACGGCGACCGACACCCCGACCATCGTCGTGCCCAATGTGCTGTTGGTCCGCAAGGACCTGGACGCCAATGTCGCCTGCGCGATCACCCGGACGGTGTTCGACAAGCGCGACGCCCTGGCCCAGGCCAACCCGGCGGCCAAGGGGATCTCGCTGGAGAAGGCCCGCAGGACCCTGCCGGTGCCGCTGCATCGCGGCGCGGATAAGGCGCTGAAGGATCTCGGCGCCAACTGA
- a CDS encoding low temperature requirement protein A gives MRRVRTDVPRLPRWLAGRIGLRGQAPPADEAGHRHATWLELFLDLIFVYALAAVVARLGSDPTPSPSAVLAVIGLFVVIQWAWVGQVFYDTRFDPDDALHRVLVLFALVGAGAMTLGVDEVPESVLLPVGYLIVRGVLLLLYLRARPTSPMAGMVTTVYLIGFGSGWLIWLVSLTAPPDRRPTLWVVAMVIELATPWVGARWLNRWPVDNRHLPERIGQFTIIVLGSALASLLFAVPDHPPPHMILTAGLAFLIPAAVWWVYTTFVTTRLLQSRLRGGQAYSYLHIPLGGALLLLGWALGQVVRLVDDDAPRLPLELRLLLAASMVVWTVCGLALYWLWTRPSLARLAIAAYGVVSVIVITATVHEPRLMLSLLAAAIVGYAVLLSRRLARASESTQTPEG, from the coding sequence ATGCGCAGGGTACGGACCGACGTCCCCCGCCTGCCCAGATGGTTGGCCGGTCGGATCGGGCTACGCGGGCAGGCCCCGCCTGCGGACGAGGCCGGACACCGCCATGCCACCTGGTTGGAGCTCTTCCTCGACCTCATCTTCGTGTACGCGCTGGCGGCGGTCGTCGCCCGGCTGGGCAGCGACCCGACCCCGTCGCCGAGCGCCGTGCTGGCCGTGATCGGGCTGTTCGTGGTGATCCAGTGGGCGTGGGTGGGGCAGGTCTTCTACGACACCCGGTTCGACCCGGATGACGCGCTGCACCGGGTGCTGGTGCTGTTCGCGTTGGTCGGCGCGGGCGCGATGACGCTCGGCGTCGACGAGGTGCCGGAGAGCGTGCTCCTGCCGGTCGGGTACCTGATCGTGCGCGGGGTGCTGCTCCTCCTGTACCTGCGGGCCCGGCCGACCAGCCCGATGGCCGGCATGGTGACGACGGTCTACCTGATCGGCTTCGGGTCGGGCTGGCTGATCTGGCTGGTGTCGCTGACCGCGCCCCCCGACCGGCGCCCGACGCTGTGGGTGGTCGCGATGGTCATCGAACTGGCCACGCCCTGGGTCGGGGCGCGCTGGCTCAACCGCTGGCCGGTGGACAACCGGCACCTGCCGGAACGGATCGGGCAGTTCACGATCATCGTGCTGGGTAGCGCCCTGGCCAGCCTGCTCTTCGCCGTGCCGGACCATCCCCCGCCCCACATGATCCTCACCGCCGGGTTGGCCTTCCTGATCCCGGCGGCCGTCTGGTGGGTCTACACGACCTTCGTCACCACCCGACTCCTCCAGAGTCGTCTGCGGGGCGGGCAGGCGTACAGCTACCTGCACATTCCGCTCGGCGGTGCGCTGCTGCTGCTCGGCTGGGCGCTCGGGCAGGTGGTCCGGCTGGTCGACGACGACGCACCCCGGCTGCCGCTGGAGCTGCGGCTGCTGCTGGCCGCCTCGATGGTGGTGTGGACGGTGTGCGGCCTGGCCCTGTACTGGTTGTGGACCCGGCCGAGCCTCGCCCGGTTGGCGATCGCCGCCTACGGGGTGGTCTCGGTCATCGTGATCACCGCGACGGTGCACGAGCCGAGGCTGATGCTGTCCCTGCTCGCCGCGGCGATCGTCGGGTACGCCGTGCTGCTCAGCCGCCGACTCGCCCGAGCCAGCGAGTCGACCCAGACGCCCGAGGGATGA
- a CDS encoding siderophore-interacting protein, whose protein sequence is MTERPRNVTSARVLRTERPTPHLIRLVLGGDELTGLPVGEFTDHYIKVVFPQPGVDYPQPLDLAAIRRDLPREQWPRLRAYTVRRWDPLAEELTVDVVHHGDEGLAGPWAAALRPGDPVHFVGPGGAYAPSPDADWHLLVGDESALPAIAAALERLPLGAPAHVFVEIADPADEQKLLSPGAVEVTWLHRGDSPVGEALVAAVRALEFPAGTVHAFVHGEAAFVRDLRRLLRGERGVPLDRLSISGYWRRGMDDEGWRSTKADWNRQVTAEEDTPAVVAEQAAAA, encoded by the coding sequence ATGACGGAACGCCCCAGGAACGTCACCTCGGCCCGGGTGCTGCGCACCGAGCGGCCCACCCCGCATCTGATCCGGCTCGTCCTCGGTGGGGACGAGCTGACCGGTCTGCCGGTGGGCGAGTTCACCGACCACTACATCAAGGTGGTGTTCCCGCAGCCCGGTGTCGACTATCCGCAGCCGCTGGACCTCGCCGCGATCCGTCGGGACCTGCCCCGGGAGCAGTGGCCCCGGCTGCGCGCGTACACGGTGCGACGCTGGGACCCGCTGGCCGAGGAGCTGACCGTGGACGTGGTGCACCACGGCGACGAGGGGTTGGCCGGCCCGTGGGCCGCCGCGTTGCGCCCGGGTGACCCGGTGCACTTCGTCGGCCCCGGCGGCGCGTACGCCCCGAGCCCGGACGCGGACTGGCACCTGCTGGTCGGCGACGAGAGCGCCCTGCCGGCGATCGCCGCCGCCCTGGAACGGCTGCCGCTGGGGGCACCGGCCCACGTCTTCGTGGAGATCGCCGACCCGGCGGATGAGCAGAAGCTGCTCAGCCCCGGCGCGGTCGAGGTGACCTGGCTGCACCGCGGCGACAGCCCGGTGGGCGAGGCGCTGGTCGCGGCGGTGCGGGCGTTGGAGTTCCCCGCCGGCACCGTGCACGCCTTCGTGCACGGCGAGGCTGCCTTCGTCCGGGACCTGCGCCGGCTGCTGCGCGGCGAGCGCGGCGTGCCTCTCGATCGGCTCTCCATCTCCGGCTACTGGCGGCGCGGCATGGACGACGAGGGCTGGCGTTCCACCAAGGCCGACTGGAACCGGCAGGTGACCGCCGAGGAGGACACCCCCGCTGTGGTGGCCGAGCAGGCCGCGGCCGCCTGA